In Phacochoerus africanus isolate WHEZ1 chromosome 2, ROS_Pafr_v1, whole genome shotgun sequence, one DNA window encodes the following:
- the ST8SIA3 gene encoding sia-alpha-2,3-Gal-beta-1,4-GlcNAc-R:alpha 2,8-sialyltransferase — MRNCKMARVASVLGLVMLSVALLILSLISYVSLKKENIFTTPKYANPGAPRMYMFHAGFRSQFALKFLDPSFVPFPHSLTHELQDRPKWTFNRTAFLHQRQEILQHVDVIKNFSLTKNSVRIGQLMHYDYSSHKYVFSISNNFRSLLPDVSPIVNKHYNICAVVGNSGILTGSRCGQQIDKSDFVFRCNFAPTEAFQRDVGRKTNLTTFNPSILEKYYNNLLTIQDRNNFFLSLKKLDGAILWIPAFFFHTSATVTRTLVDFFVEHRGQLKVQLAWPGNIMQHVNRYWKNKHLSPKRLSTGILMYTLASAICEEIHLYGFWPFGFDPNTREDLPYHYYDKKGTKFTTKWQESHQLPAEFQLLYRMHGEGLTKLTVSRCA, encoded by the exons ATGAGAAATTGCAAAATGGCCCGGGTTGCCAGCGTGCTGGGGCTGGTCATGCTCAGCGTCGCCCTGCTGATTTTATCGCTCATCAGCTACGTGTCCCTGAAAAAGGAGAACATCTTCACCACTCCCAAGTACGCCAACCCGGGGGCGCCCCGAATGTACATGTTCCACGCAGGATTCCG GTCACAATTTGCGCTGAAGTTTCTAGATCCGTCATTTGTGCCCTTTCCGCATTCTCTGACTCACGAACTCCAAGACAGACCTAAGTGGACATTTAATCGGACAGCGTTTTTACATCAAAG gcaaGAAATTCTTCAGCATGTcgatgtaataaaaaatttttctttgaccAAGAATAGTGTTCGGATTGGACAACTGATGCACTATGATTATTCCAGccataaatatgttttctctaTTAGCAATAATTTCCGATCACTGCTTCCAGACGTGTCACCCATTGTGAATAAGCATTATAATATTTGTGCTGTGGTTGGAAATAGTGGGATCCTGACAGGGAGCCGGTGTGGACAACAAATAGATAAATCAGATTTTGTTTTCCGTTGCAATTTCGCCCCTACGGAAGCTTTCCAAAGAGATGTTGGAAGGAAAACCAACCTTACCACCTTCAACCCCAGCATCCTGGAAAAATATTACAACAATCTTTTGACCATTCAGGACCGTAACAACTtttttctcagtttaaaaaaGCTCGATGGGGCCATTCTTTGGATCCCTGCATTTTTCTTCCATACCTCAGCAACTGTTACCAGGACATTAGTTGACTTTTTTGTTGAACACAGAGGTCAGTTAAAGGTCCAGTTGGCTTGGCCTGGAAATATAATGCAACATGTCAACAG GTactggaaaaacaaacatttgtCACCCAAACGGCTGAGCACAGGTATTCTTATGTACACCCTTGCATCAGCAATATGTGAAGAGATCCACTTGTATGGATTTTGGCCTTTTGGATTTGATCCCAACACAAGGGAAGATCTTCCATACCATTACTATGACAAAAAAGGAACCAAATTTACCACCAAGTGGCAGGAGTCCCACCAGCTGCCTGCTGAGTTTCAGCTGCTATACCGAATGCACGGGGAAGGGCTCACCAAGCTGACTGTGTCGCGCTGTGCCTAA